A window of the Planococcus citri chromosome 4, ihPlaCitr1.1, whole genome shotgun sequence genome harbors these coding sequences:
- the LOC135842638 gene encoding uncharacterized protein LOC135842638, which translates to MLILLVCLCFQFIIKASTEKALVFDVGRNDEVDLSEGRFRDWYNRLFACAAFTEKEKQFNEKNSISGNGIFSRPSSEVTAALSNGTAVKDLCENPYQPAIVYNSKNNEYLIGYEFYDRTGSAYLKICDYNSTIYGALQSVNPKNYTLGEKPEDYSIAARYSEGRRTKFRFYDDQSELTFCWASVLSIHTPANDKKWIHFMSRWIPKSKMNGECKDHGLLDKELEFIFSEQNQAEILKDIPSLLSLPGNNTEISCGQAFGCLEKYQIKPLWYFHTNSGKIASCVAMNIVPVWKSIANKQLKKVDQFIEEVACKFHCGPGFQSINYRIEVEFIFGVSDIMKSSYENSSDEPREIYLSNTERTRMMAIPEVIYRIIQIGFPLGIQSGEYADQINDPEWYTAAAAVIVHNNLNSGHFQRLCSRENELSGWDQIKNEDARTGITYVCPLTKELGERLGISKNLTNDELPPIHLNNAPVALRRYVLGFKDLRPDERSDNN; encoded by the exons ATGCTAATACTTTTAGTATGTTTATGCTTTCAATTCATAATTAAAGCAAGCACAGAGAAAG CTCTGGTGTTCGATGTGGGTCGTAACGATGAGGTGGATTTATCCGAAGGACGATTTAGGGATTGGTATAACCGTTTGTTCGCTTGCGCAGCTTTCACCGAAAAAGAGAAgcaattcaatgaaaaaaattccatcagtggaaatggcattttttcaagACCTTCATCCGAAGTAACAGCAGCATTATCAAATGGAACTGCTGTAAAAGATCTATGTGAAAATCCGTATCAACCAGCAATAGTTTATAATTCCAAGAATAATGAATATTTGATTGGTTACGAG TTTTATGACAGAACTGGCAGCGCGTATCTCAAAATCTGCGACTATAATTCCACGATTTATGGAGCTTTGCAATCG GTAAATCCTAAAAATTACACACTTGGAGAAAAACCTGAAGATTATTCTATTGCAGCCAGATACAGTGAAGGGAGACGcacaaaatttcgtttttacgATGATCAGTCAGaattg ACTTTTTGTTGGGCATCAGTATTATCGATTCATACTCCTGCGAATGACAAAAAATGGATTCATTTCATGTCCAGGTGGATtcctaaatcaaaaatgaatggCGAATGTAAAGATCACGGCTTATTGGATAAAGAATTGGAATTCATCTTTTCCGAG caaaatcaaGCAGAGATTTTGAAGGATATTCCATCATTACTTTCTTTACCTGGAAATAACACAGAAATATCTTGCGGACAAGCATTCGGTTGCTTGGAGAAATACCAAATAAAACCATTATGGTATTTCCATACAAATTCAGGCAAAATTGCCAGTTGCGTTGCAATGAACATCGTACCGGTTTGGAAAAGCATTGCGaataaacaattgaaaaaagttgatcaatttattgaagaaGTTGCATGCAAATTTCATTGTGGACCCGGGTTTCAATCAATAAACTACCGTATCGaagtagaatttatttttggtgtttCCGATATTATGAAATCAAGCTACGAAAACAGTTCCGACGAGCCTAGAGAAATTTATTTATCGAACACCGAACGAACTCGAATGATGGCGATTCCAGAAGTAATCTATCGTATTATCCAGATCGGTTTTCCATTAGGAATACAATCAGGTGAATACGCGGACCAAATAAATGATCCTGAATGGTACACAGCGGCGGCTGCTGTTATAGTACACAACAATCTCAACTCTGGACATTTCCAAAGGCTGTGTAGTAGAGAAAATGAATTAAGTGGTTGGGATCAGATCAAGAATGAAGATGCTAGAACTGGTATAACCTATGTGTGCCCTTTAACAAAGGAGCTTGGTGAAAGATTAGGAATTTCTAAAAACCTAACGAACGATGAATTACCTCCTATACATTTGAATAATGCTCCAGTGGCTTTGAGACGTTATGTTCTTGGGTTTAAAGATCTTCGGCCGGACGAACGATCTGataacaattaa